taataatcaggTCGTTCgagtcttttttgtttttgcgagTTGCGATGATTGTTTCGCGATCGAGTTCGCTTGTCATTTCGACTAATCTCGGGCCAAgttttgggttttttttagttttgagATGAATTCCGACCGACGCTTATGACAGCGGCTGCTTAAtggttgtttattttttgacaGGGCAGctgcttaatttttttttaaatgttcCGCATGTTTTTATCGTACGGGGCGATTGCTAGCGACGTCGTGCTTGCACGGTTCCGTCTGGTTGGTACTACTAGTACAACAAGCTCGCGTCATAGCATTCGTCATTTCTTTCTGTTGAGGACGCGTTGACGAGTTCTGGTACCCATTTTCAAATTCTAAATTGCTAGTTCAGGTCCCGTATGAAGCGGGGGAATTAATGGGAATCTGCGAATTTTCTCCATCGAATTGTTAAGCAATTTTTCCTGACCCAATCACGCTAATTTGGTGTACCGTGTCTCTGGCAATACAGGTCACTTATGTGTTCAGTTGTCGTCAAGAGGTTGTTGGCTTGATTGGAGCGCCCTGGGGGTGAACCTGGCTTGAGGCTTCTTGTGTTTGTCGGGAATGGAAGCTCCGCCGGAGGTTGCTAAGCCGGCCGGTGCTAAACTGGTGAAGCCCCGAGCATCTGGACCCAATGGCAAGCCTGTGTTGGGGACTGGTTTGTCAGTCAAGAAGCGGGCTGATGGTGTTACCTCGGCCGAGGTGAATGTGTCCCGGCCTTCGTCGATGAAGCCTACCTCGTCTGTGAATGCTGGTTCAGTGCAGAGAAGGAGCAGCACTGGAACCGCTGGTAAGCAACAGGAGAATGGGAGCTCACTTGTTGCTAAGAAAGCCAGTCCTTTGCTGTCGGATGGGTTGAAGAAGAGTAGGCCGGTGTCAGCCCAAACTGTTAGCTCCAGACCCTCACTGGAAAAGAGAACATCTTTGTCGTCTGAGAGGACCAAGGTTGATCCTGTGAAGAAGCCTGCTGTTAAGGCGTCACCAACTTCTACACTGAAGAAGGTCCCATCCCTGACAGAGAGCTCCAATGGTGGCAGTTCCAGTGCCAGTTCCAGGAGAATGGCCTCAAATGCTTCTCTGGACTCACCACGGTCATCTTCAGTGACAAGCAGTGTCACAAAGAAAATGGGTTCTCGGACATCATTGGCAGACAAGGGTTCTTCCGTGTCGAGTCGGAGGAAGAGCTCGACTGCTGATAGTCGTGATTCCCGGTTTATAATGCTGCCACAGGTGGAACTGAAGGCTAGTGATGACGTGGTTAGTGTCGTTCTTCTGCATTTTGTATGAATAATCAATCATGTGGTTATTTTCTTCCATCCAACGTATTTTTCTGCTGCTGCAGAGACTGGATTCAAGAGGTCATAGGGTTCGAAGTTTGAGACAGTTGAGATTAACACCTAAACTCGAGGTAAGTGCATCCAgcctctccttctcttctgTTTTCTAGTACAGAAAATTCACTGCTTTCTTTGCTTTTGAATAACTAGAGAGAAACAAGTTTGTTAGTTTGTATGCTAGTTGCCAGACCTAGGAATTGTGCAAAGATATATACAGCCAGCATAGCTTATGAAATGGAAGGAGTGGGATAGAATGGCTGCTAATTATATTTCTTGTTTTTAGTTTGTTTATCTTCGGGACAATCTGTTATCAAGTTTGGAGGGCATTGAGATGCTCAGCGGGGTGAAGGTATCcacttgttcttgtttgcttATGTCCTACACTCTTGGGAGcttcttttcattttgagAAACTTCCTGCTGTGCTTCCACCATGTACAGTATCTCTGTTGATTGCTTGCTGATTCTGGTTTCGCTATCCTATATGCTTCATAATATTTCCAGGTTCTTGATTTGAGCTTTAATGACTTTAAGCTCCCTGGGTTTGAGCCTCTTGGGAATTGCAAAGTTCTCCAGGTTTGTGCTTCCCCCAATCATATTGATTGAACTCATAGAAGGCTCATGTGCACTAATTTTTATTTGTGCTGAACTATGTAGCAACTTTATCTTGCTGGAAATCAAATAACTTCACTTGCTAGCCTGCCAGCATTTCCTAACTTGGAGGTATGATAATGTTGCCAACTTAGTCTTAGCAGTCGTCCCTTTACTTATTTCGACAGAGCTAATCTCAGTCTCCTACCTCTCTTGCTGCACCAGTTCCTTTCTGTTGCTCAAAATAGGTTAAAGTCACTCTGTATGGCCAGTCAGCCTCGACTTCAAGTGAGCATGCTGATTTTGTTTGACCTAAAAATAATCAAATTGTCTAGTTAGGTTTTAACTGACTTTGTTTTTATATAGGTGTTAGCAGCCAGCAGAAATAAAATATCAACTCTGAAGGGATTTCCACATTTGCCTTCTCTGGAGGTAGGTCTTCTGCAGTTTTAGTTACAAGTTATTTTAAATTGCTTATTTCGTTATTGAGCTAGGCTTTTTCTCCAAGTATCCCTGAACCTTAAGGCTCTTAGTCCTGTTGCTCAGTAGTGTATTGCTAGCTTTTGTATTTTCTCGGAAAACAGTTCATATATTAGGTAATTCACTAATGGGGATTGATAAGTGGTAACAACCATGGTATTCTTCAGTCTTGATGTTATTGATAACTTATATACACACATCACTGTTGATGATGATATGATGTTAAGGCAAACACTTGGAATCCTAATTTTCTGTATAACAAATATTCATATATATGAAATCACTCAAGACTATTGATGCATGAGGATTTAGCATAGTTTGCTCACTGGTGGCTATATGTCTTCAGAATTTACGCGTGGAGGAGAATCCACTTCTTGAGATGCCACACTTGGAAGCTGCTTCCATTCTGCTTGTAGGCCCTACTTTGAAAAAATTCAACGACCGAGGTATGCCCAAACATGAATTTCACTGtcttgtgtatttttttttaattgctGAATCTGTAGCAAGGAATGtctcattattatttttactcTCAATGAAAAAGAAGCTAATGCTTTTTGCTTAAGATATTTCCAGATAGACCACCTTCctttatcttttttcttcagaatTGTCCAATGTAATTAGCGTTTTTCCTCAAAAGTTGAGAGTTGAGGAAGCTCAATGTAAATGGTTCACACCAGCATGTATAGCAGGAATATGACTGTTAGTTGTGATCTCTTCTGCTTATAAATTGATTAATCATCTGGAGTGATGGATTAGTCTGGTTGGATAATTACAGACTATATTGTTTGGTGCAACCAGAACGTTTCAGCTGATTACATTGAGATCTGCATATACCTAAAGCGTGAATTTGATGCAGATCTGAACCCCACTGAGTCCGAAGTCGCGAAGCAATATCCTGCTTATACAGCTATTTGCATTCGTGATGGTTGGGAATTTTGCTCCCCTGAACTTGCCGCTGGTATGGTTTTGCTGCCAAGGAAGTTTGCTTGTTGACTTCTTTGTCGTTCTCAACACATTATTGATGTTAGTAGATGTTTGCTTCTGTATAAtcagtattatttttaaaaaagaacTTGGTTAGACGTACGGGCTTTATGTTAGTGCAGTAATGCCAAAGGATTGTGTGGCGGACAGTCTTTAACTGGTCATTGCTTCTCAAGGCATATAGATAGTGAAACATGGTTTTGTGAACTAATACGGGTTTCATGTTCTTTTagttcttttttgttctcatggattaaaacatagtttaaAGTGGCTACATGAACTGAATTGAAGTTATAtgctatatattttttacCTGGTTCTTGAGTATCCTTGATAGTTCTAAGTGCACATTATTTTGCTTCAATTGCCTGGACAGATTCAACATTTTCCTTCCTGCTTGACCAATGGAAGAATAAGTTGCCTCAAGATTGCATGGTCAAGACAGCTTATGTTGATCATCCATTTGAAGAAGATCCCTGCCATTGCCACTTTAACTTCATAAATCTAAGTAGCGAAGACAAACTAGTCCTCAAATACCAATGGTTTCTAGGTGGCAAGACACCAACAGGTTTTGTTCCTATTTCTGAGGAATTAAGTGAGGTACAAATATTACTCCTGAAGTTATTTGCATTGGAAATAAAATAACTGTACTTTTAGATCTTTTGTGTAGTTTGTACAGTCATCCATGTGTCTTCTGTGTGTCCCAAGTCCCCACTCTAGCGATTTTGCTCAACATTACCAACATTGATTGATAGGCCTTAAGAACACAGAAACAACGTTGATATTTGGGAGTGCACACTAAGATGGTCAAAGTAATTGACCCCAGCAGTACACGCACTTTCgtcctttttttccttgttcatCAAAATTATCTAAATTACCGAGAAATCTCCATTATATGTGAGGTTTACAAGAAATTTAGACCACAAACTTGCATCATACAAAATTAAGACCACGTTAATGGCTTGATGAAATCTCCTGCCTCCAGTGTGCATGTTATCTCTTGcaaatttcattttattttatcataCACTTCTACCTTATCTCGCTGCTATTATATTTTGCAAGTTCCAAGTACCTACTGGTTTTACATAGTTGATAGTTCTATCAGTTTTTCCATGGCACTATCCTTTTGCAAGTCCTAAACTTCTGCTATTTGTATACCTAAGGTGTACTGGCCAAAGCGTGAGGATGTTGGAAGATGTTTGAAAGTTGAATGCACTCCGGTACTGAATGATGCTGAATTCCCGCCCATTTTTGCTGTATCCTTACCTGTTTGTCCAGGTATGTCGAATAATTCACTGTATGCCTACAATATTTCTAGTAGTTCTGTGATAGAGACCAATTTCGCATACAGTAGGTTAGATAAAACGTAAAATCTTAATGTGGAGCCCTTTCAGTAAAACTTCTCAGAACTTTATTttgctttcccatgagatTTCTAGCTTCTTTATTTCTAATGAAAACAGATTTAGTTTTTTCAAATGCTAGTTATGCATAAGGAGTGACCTTAAGCAGCCATTATTTTGGCATACTAGACAAGATCCAAACCATGCATTATCCAGTAACACAATGTTGTTAAACTAGTGTGCTGACCTACTGTAAAGTGGCACCAAACTATATAGTGGTTTCCTCAATCAGTTTTTGTTTACCAGGGACTGGATGTCCAAAGATCATCAATCTAATAGTTGATGGTGAGCTAGTAGAAGGAAATGTACTCAAGGGTGTTCCTGAAATTGCATGGTGTGGTGGGAGACCAGGGAAAGGTGTTGCAAGGTTCGTTTATCTCTTTGCCTTCTAACTCCTGTGATCTATTGTTGCTCAAATGAACATTCCATCaaatgtgtttttcttttcttttttagtttttccTCTCCAAGGAATGCCGTTGACTCATTGAACCTCGTTTTGTGTCTAGCTGGTTGAGACGAACATGGAATGGCAACGCTGCTTTAATAGATGGAGCCGAGGGGATGGAATATCAGCTAACTATAGATGATATCGGTTCAAGTTTGGTATTTATGTACACCCCTGTTACAGAAGAAGGCAGTAAGGGGGAGCCACAATGTGCAATGACAGATTTTGTAAAGGCTGGTAAATTCCTTATCTCTCGAGTCCTCTCGGGTCCCTCTGTTCCTTACTCTTTTGCTAGTTAATTTTGGCAGTTCCATTTTTCTGTTGAACTTAACATGTGCAAAGCATGTTCGTTTGGGTTAATATTTGAAAGCTTCTGTTCCTATCAGTCTGTTAATGAGTAGCAATACTGTTTATCCAAATTATttgcaagttatagtttttagaaaatggaagTTTTATTgccccccggcctctgcatccaTGATGCATATAGCCTAAAGTCTTACATTATTCCCAACAACcccaaattttacaaaatatatatgctGGAGTTTCTATGGACATAAGATACAGGTAATCTGGTCTACTGTTTTTTCAATTCACGTATATATGCTCTTTCCAGTTGAAAAACAACTGATGACTGTTCATCTGCTTATAGTCCTTTTAAAAAACTCTTCTTATTGTCATTTAACCTTTATACATAAATTTGTTCAACCCTGCTAATTAAATTTTAGTCATGTTGATATCAGTGTTAAGTTCCAGAAATATGTTCACACTTCATGTGGTATTGTGGTCTATTTGTAACGTCTTGGTCctagttttatttttaaattcATAAATGTTTGTGTATGGCATTATTTCAGGCACACCATCAGTCAGCAATGTACATGTTGTGGGAGATGTTGTTGAAGACAACACAATCAAAGGAAATGGAAAATACTTTGGTGGCAAAGAGGGACTGAGCAAATTCCAATGGTTTAGAGAGAAGGAAAATGGGTATGCGGCATGTTTGTGCCTTCTTTGAGTATATTGAATAAAATTATAGACTATCGGTTAGACTTTCATTACTAGCCAAGCATTGTAGTTATTAAAAGTTTAAAACCATTGCCAATCCAAAATACAGGACTATCTGATGCATGCTGCTGAAAGTATGCATTTACACACCTCTTTAGTCTTGACCACTTGTTCTGATTAGTGATTACACAGCGAAGTTTTTCCTGCATACCGTTGTCAGTGGCATAGACCAACTCCCTAGCTAACAGCCTAACACTGAGATCAAGTAATTTGGACCTTGAGCCAATTAGAGATTGGCATATATATGATTTGCTACATCAGAGATAAGATATGATTTGACGTATCCAGTGCACTGCACGTTTTAGATCCGATGGTCCACGTGAATAGTTTAcaagtttgcaccgaatgaagATTTTCACTACATCGCCTTGATCTGATTAGTTGCTTAGGCTTATTTCATCTCCTACGAAATAACAGTTCAGTAACTGGTTTATGCCTTCTGAGACTCTGCACTACTGAGAACCAAATCTTACATGGTCATGTACGATAACTAAGATTCCAGTCTTATGTTATCACTAGGAAGAGCCTACTTACAGCACACATCGTATTTGAACAGATCTTGTGGTCTTGGTAGTCCAATCAGATCGCTTTACATACCTAAATTAAATAGACTGAACATCGTTGGAATATGATTTTGATGTCCTCAGGTTCCCACATCCCCATTTGTGATGTGGGACCCTAAGTACCTACGAATTTCTAATTTTAAGGAGCAATATTTGTCAACTGAACTTAGATGATAAACTAAAAAGGAAATATGAAAACCATCATGAACTAGTCTAAACCGCAAGTGATCCGTAGGAATTCATGTAGTATGTTATTTATGGAAACACCTATTTGATTTCATGCAGTGGATTTCTTCTAGTGCTGTCAAATAGCACAGAATACACGCTAACCAAGGAGGATGTGGGTTGCCGCCTCAAATATGTATATACTCCCATCAATCTTGAAGGTCTGTTGAACTTTACAGTTTCCACTGCCAGTGTGCATAGACATTGTCATGTTAACATATGGTGTCTTTGACTCTTTTCCAGGTCAGGAGGGCAAAGCTGTTTGCACGATAACAGACACAGTAAAGAAAGGTAGCAATCAATGACGTTTGTGCCCATTTTGTAATGAAAATGTTTACAATTCTCTCCTTTGGGGTAATGTTGCTATCATATGTGTGATCACTTTGCTTTTACTGCTTTGGTTGGTTAGCCCCTCCAAAAGTGTTCGATTTGAAGATTGTTGGGGAAGCAAGAGAAGGAAGCAAGGTATATGTTACAGCTACTGTCACTGGTGGAACTGAAGTAACGAGCAGGGTTCAATGGTTCAAGGCATCTTCATCTGAATGTCTGAATGACCATGAGCTTGAAGCCCTTTGTACATCTAAAGTTGCTAAGGTACGATAATTTTTTGTTCTCTACTAAACTTTATGTTGCAGCATTACTGGTCTCTAGTCATGTTTTGTTAATGGAGATAATGACCGAATAGTATTCTATTTCTTAATTTTGTATTAGACATTCCGCATTCCTCTTGGCGCTGTTGGATGTTATGTTGTTGCAAAGTTTACTCCCGTGGCACCTGATGGTGAAATTGGTGCCCCAGCCTATGCTATTTTGGATGATGTCGTGGAAAGTAAGTCCATGTCTGTCAACCTTAATTGTTTTGATAAGCATGAATAGTTCTGCTCACTCACCAGTGACCATTTAAATTCACCAGTCCATTATCTGCCCACACTTCAATGCTACATTCATCAATGGCAGATGGCCTAATTACTTCTTTATGGAATGGCTCATGAGAATTCTTCTATTGGATTAACTGTAGATTTCAATATTGCACTTGTATTTTGTTGGAACATAGCAGGATTGTATTGCTTAGATACAAAACATTTGTAAGGTCATTAAGTTCTACATTATTCATCTATTCACGTCTGAATTCTTTCTTTTGCCAGTTTGTGTAGGCATGTGCTAGTGCCTTGTGGTTTACCTCTTTGTTCTCAGTGCTATCGCCATTTCCTTTCTGAATCTAATTGCTCTGCTTACCGTTCTCCTCTGTTGCAGTGTTACCTCCCAGCCTGAACTTTTTGACAGTCACTGGTGAATTCTCAGAGGATCAAATTTTGACTGCATCATATGGGTACATTGGGGGCTATGAAGGAAATAGTTTATATAGTTGGTATCTTCATGAGGTATTGTTATATTTCTTGTTAGTAACATAACTCATACTCATACTCATACTCAGTAAATAGCACTCATCACACATATGCACATTGTGCTTCTAGATATGCATATATTTAGCATATACTGTCTGTTTACTAGCAGTATTATGCGTTCTTTATGCCACACTGTTCTTCACTTACATAAAGTTTAACAGACCGAAGATGATGAAGGCAGTCCAGTTCCAGAAGCGTCTGGTTTGCTACAGTACCACATTAAAAGGGAAGATGTTGGgaagtttgtttctttcaaATGCATACCTGTCAGGAATGATGGCATTGTTGGTGAGCCAGGAATTTTCATAGGAAAGGACAGAGTTACACCAGGTGCTTACATTTTTCCAAATAGCAGATCACTTTATATGCCAAGAAAGAAACCGAGTGGGTAAATGAAGTAGGATTCTTTATAGATGTCTAACATGCCTTTACATTGCAACATCATTCATGAGATTAATTCTTTTTTGTGGAAATGTGGATTGACTGCTTTTCATTTCCAGGTTATCTTTCTTGATTGTAGTTATGATATAGTCTAGATGTCTACTGACTAATAAAGTTTGTCAAACATAACAACTTCTGATGCACTGACTAATTAATTCTCACTGCACGATAACAGGAAGTCCGATTATACTTTCTCTTGAACTAAATGGTGAGATCATTGAAGGAACAACTATGGTTGCCAATAGAAGATAttggggaggagaagaaggggacaCGATATTCCGTTGGGTACTGGTAGGTTCCTCTTATTAAAACACCACTTTTCTCTTCACATAGTGATAACTAGCAAGTAGTTGCAGCCTTACAGGCTGGTTACCTATGTCATCCTTCCAATGAACTTTCTTGTGTCTGTAGACAAGTTCTGATGGAACCCAGAAAGAAATCGAAGGCGCAACAAGTTCATCGTACTGCTTGAAATGTGATGATATTGGCTTCTACGTGTCTGTCTCCTGCGAGCCTGTTAGAAGTGATGGAGTTCATGGTTCTTTGGTGTCGACAGAAGTGATAGGTCCTATTACCCCTGGTACATGAGCTGATAATTTGATCTTTCAGGAAaacaagtattttttttagggggtgTTTGTGCTTGTGTGCACATGTCCATGTGGGCGCACATTTATTCAAACTTTTAGTTGATGTAATAACACTGACTAGTGTAAATGGACCAACATCCTTATATAGCTTACTTTTTCGGCTTTTCGCAGGACCACCAACATGTCGATCACTTGAGTTAGCTGGCTCTATGGTTGAAGGTGGTCGATTGACTTGCCATGCTGTGTATACCGGAGGGTAAGATACACTGCCAATGGTTCAGGTTATGCCTAATGTCATATACTAACTGCAATTTCTTGTTTCTGTTTCCTCTCATTCTAGTATTAAGGGAAACTGCATCCAGGAATGGTTCAGATTGCATGATGATGGCAGCAAGAGCAAGTTGATTGCGGATGGTCAGTGTGCATCAAGTGTCTTTTTAAGGCCTGCGTGCTTTTCATTTGAGCTGCACATGTTTTTATTTGGCAAAATTAATGGTCAATTACTTGATTTTTAATAGAATGTCTAGATCTTACTCTAGCTGATGTTGATTGCCGAATGGAGGTTATATTTACACCTGTACGAGAAGATGGATTGCATGGATCACCTAAATGCGTTTCTTCAGATATAATCTTACCTGGTCAGTGTTTCTTCCAAAAATGTTTTACTGTTCCCATCAGTGGAGGATATCTAGTGCAGAATGAAAATGGCTAGTAGCTTTGTTGTTCATTACATAGATGGTCACTATGCATGATAAAAGGAAATACCAGCTGAATTCAGCTCTGAGCATAATATCTCCAAATTTATGTTATTGTACTAATCTAAAGCATTGACTATTTATTAATTCAATTGACACAGGGGAACCCAAGGGTGTCAGTCTTGTTGTACCAGAGTGTTTTGAGGACAATGAAATTTCTGCTACCAAAACCTACTTCGGTGGCAAGGAAGGCACTGGAAAATATACATGGTTCCGAACTAAAGAGAAGCTTGATAACTTGGAAAATCATCTGGTGGCATCATGCTCAGAAGCTGTTGGAGAAACCTTGTACGTTCTTTTACTGATTGCATcaatcttttttattttttatttagagCTAACTCATTTGAGATAATGGAATGCCTAACAGGGTGTACAAACCTTCATTGGATGATGTTGGCTTATACTTGATCCTTCACTGGGTTCCTACACGATGTGATGGAAAGACTGGCGATCCGTTGATGGCTATTACTGATAACCCTGTCATGGCAGGTTGCCCCTCGATCTATTCCTACTTGGCATTGCTGTGTATTTTTCTAACTTACTGCAGATCCTTACTCTTGTATGAAATTTGCAGCTTCTCCATCAGTTTCAGAAGTTAACTTGAAGCAGACAAGTCCAGACTTATATAGTGGAGTAGGTATTTACTATGGTGGATATGAGGGATCGAGCTTGCATAGGTGGTACAGGGAATCTAGTGACGGAATCAGGATTTGGATAGATGGCACTGATTCAAGTACATATGAAGTGACAGATGCAGATTACAGCTGCCGTCTGTTGTTTGGGTAAATCACTTTAATCTAGTCTATTTCTGTCTGGTATGCTTAcacatttttttacaaaatgtaaagaatttttttttagaaaatgtaTGCTTACACATTACTTGAGATGTTTTATATCTGATAAATACTTTGGTGGAAAATTATTAGAGTGGTCTTCTGAGATGTAGCATGCCTTTGTGATATGCAGTATGCCTTTTTAATTGGCAGGTATACCCCTGTTCGTTCAGATGGGCTCATTGGCGAAGAGAAGTTTTCTGAACCATCTGATATACTCTTTCCAGGTGAGCTATCAGATGGGCTCATTGGATATTACTTTAAatgcacttttttttaatgtaacTGGATCTTTTCCTTGCAGAGCTACTCAAAATCGACACCCTCTCTTTCAAAGGAAATCAAGTTGAGAGAGAAACACTGACCGTAGTTGAAACAATTCCAAGCAATGATACTCAAGAACATATATGGTCTAActacaagaaagaaataaaatatcaaTGGTAAGAAAGAGACATCTGTTTTGTTCACTTTGGTCAATATGCATGTAACACGTATTGTGTATTTTTGGATGCAGGTTTGCTTCGAATGGATCCGGAGAGGACCTGTCTTTTGAACCTTTGACTACCCAGTGCTCTCGTTCATATAAAGTACGATTCGAGGATATTGGTCGATGCCTCAAATGTGAATGCTTTGTTGTCGATGTATTTGGACGATCCAGCGAACCGGTATCAGCTGTGACTGCTCCTATTTTGCCAGGTCTGTTCTACTGCTTATATTTAGAAtgtattgtgtgtttgttttttaACATGAGCCAAAATACTAACATAATCTTCACTGGAGTTCTTTTGGCTGCCAAAGGAAAAACAATAGTTGGATTAATGTTTATTGTAATATTCAACCCAAACATGAAGATCAGATTGCACGTACATTTATGATTGTTGATACTTTGATATCCAGTCTCTTGCAAACTTCAGCAATATCTATAAAAGgtggtattttattttaacAGGAATACCGAAAATTGAAAAACTGGAAATTGAAGGAAGAGGTTTCCACACCAACTTATATGCTGTCCGGGGTACCTACAGCGGTGGCAAAGAAGGCAAGAGCAAAATTCAATGGCTCAGGTCAATGGTTGGAAGCCCTGATCTTATCTCCATACCTGGTATGATTACtttgtaaaataaaatgaaattagTGATGTTTACCTTTTATTAACAATATTCTAATGTTTAACTCATAGACATGTAATCTCACTTGGTCCATTATTCTTGTATACCTTGAAATGATTTTTTCCTTGCACTTGACTTCTTGTGCAGGTGAAATTGGAAAGATGTATGAAGCAAATGTTGATGATGTAGGGTATAGACTTGTCGCAATTTATACACCTGTGAGAGAGGATGGAGTTGAGGGAGGACCTGTATCTGCTTCAACAGAGCCAATTGCAGTTGGTATAGCCCCGTAAAAAAAGAATACCTATGTTCTTCTTTTCTACCAATGTGTTTATATTGTCGATCGCTGCAATTTATGagtttgtttttgttaatGTAAACATTTACTTTTGAACTTTATGAATTTGGCACGCCTCATTGAACAGAACATGAACCGTATTCAATCATGAAATCATTAATTAAAACTGTCTAGGGATGTTGGCTTTTCTGGTCATGATTTTCTTACATCCTTCACTAGTTGTATTGATTTTTTACTTTCATCTAACACAGAGCCCGAAATTTTCAAGGAAGTAAAACAGAAGCTTGATGACGGTTCTGTCAAGTTTGAGGTAACAACCATTTCTTTATAAaattcccttttcttttttgtagtTCAGAAGTACCATGAATGTTTATACTCTGTTTGGCAAACTGTTAAAATCAACTTAGTTTCCTTTTCACTGTTGTTGCTTGAGAAATGGTACAGTTGGGTATTCTCTCCACTAAATTCCGTGTCTGAGAAATTCCACGGGATGATTATTCCAGTCACTGCTAACTACTTCAAGCACAATAACATTAACATTTCTATGCTTGCTATCTTCATAGGAATGCTATGCATTCTTTGTTTACTAACTAGAACACATTAACCATTGAACAGGTTTTGTGTGACAAGGATCGAACACCCAAGAAGGTATTTCCCCCAACTTTTGATATTCCGACACAAAAAGAAAGCTCCCTAGCATACTAAGCGCTAAAAGTATCCTTTACCAAAAATTACAGGCACAAGTCATGGGACATTTGGAACGGAGAATTCTGGAAGTCAACAGAAAGAGGATTAAAGTCGTAAAGCCTGGATCCAAGACATCGTTTCCAACTACTGAAGCCCGAGGAACATATGTTCCCCCCTTCCATGTAAGTTTGTACACCATGAATTGGATCAATCTGCTATTGATAATATGCTCCTTATACACACTGAAAAAGGCAATGCTAACAGTCATTCGTTCCTTGCAGGTTGAGCTGTATCGCAACGATCAGCACCGTTTCAAGATCGTCATCGACGGCGACAACGAGGTCGACTTGATGGTGCAAACGCGACATATGCGAGATCTAGTCATTCTTGTGATCAGGGGCCTGGCCCAGAAGTTCAACAGCACCTCCCTCAACTCACTCCTTAGGATAGAGGCATGAAAACCTGGTAACACACACCTAACAGTGAT
This is a stretch of genomic DNA from Brachypodium distachyon strain Bd21 chromosome 1, Brachypodium_distachyon_v3.0, whole genome shotgun sequence. It encodes these proteins:
- the LOC100833652 gene encoding 187-kDa microtubule-associated protein AIR9, which produces MEAPPEVAKPAGAKLVKPRASGPNGKPVLGTGLSVKKRADGVTSAEVNVSRPSSMKPTSSVNAGSVQRRSSTGTAGKQQENGSSLVAKKASPLLSDGLKKSRPVSAQTVSSRPSLEKRTSLSSERTKVDPVKKPAVKASPTSTLKKVPSLTESSNGGSSSASSRRMASNASLDSPRSSSVTSSVTKKMGSRTSLADKGSSVSSRRKSSTADSRDSRFIMLPQVELKASDDVRLDSRGHRVRSLRQLRLTPKLEFVYLRDNLLSSLEGIEMLSGVKVLDLSFNDFKLPGFEPLGNCKVLQQLYLAGNQITSLASLPAFPNLEFLSVAQNRLKSLCMASQPRLQVLAASRNKISTLKGFPHLPSLENLRVEENPLLEMPHLEAASILLVGPTLKKFNDRDLNPTESEVAKQYPAYTAICIRDGWEFCSPELAADSTFSFLLDQWKNKLPQDCMVKTAYVDHPFEEDPCHCHFNFINLSSEDKLVLKYQWFLGGKTPTGFVPISEELSEVYWPKREDVGRCLKVECTPVLNDAEFPPIFAVSLPVCPGTGCPKIINLIVDGELVEGNVLKGVPEIAWCGGRPGKGVASWLRRTWNGNAALIDGAEGMEYQLTIDDIGSSLVFMYTPVTEEGSKGEPQCAMTDFVKAGTPSVSNVHVVGDVVEDNTIKGNGKYFGGKEGLSKFQWFREKENGGFLLVLSNSTEYTLTKEDVGCRLKYVYTPINLEGQEGKAVCTITDTVKKAPPKVFDLKIVGEAREGSKVYVTATVTGGTEVTSRVQWFKASSSECLNDHELEALCTSKVAKTFRIPLGAVGCYVVAKFTPVAPDGEIGAPAYAILDDVVEMLPPSLNFLTVTGEFSEDQILTASYGYIGGYEGNSLYSWYLHETEDDEGSPVPEASGLLQYHIKREDVGKFVSFKCIPVRNDGIVGEPGIFIGKDRVTPGSPIILSLELNGEIIEGTTMVANRRYWGGEEGDTIFRWVLTSSDGTQKEIEGATSSSYCLKCDDIGFYVSVSCEPVRSDGVHGSLVSTEVIGPITPGPPTCRSLELAGSMVEGGRLTCHAVYTGGIKGNCIQEWFRLHDDGSKSKLIADECLDLTLADVDCRMEVIFTPVREDGLHGSPKCVSSDIILPGEPKGVSLVVPECFEDNEISATKTYFGGKEGTGKYTWFRTKEKLDNLENHLVASCSEAVGETLVYKPSLDDVGLYLILHWVPTRCDGKTGDPLMAITDNPVMAASPSVSEVNLKQTSPDLYSGVGIYYGGYEGSSLHRWYRESSDGIRIWIDGTDSSTYEVTDADYSCRLLFGYTPVRSDGLIGEEKFSEPSDILFPELLKIDTLSFKGNQVERETLTVVETIPSNDTQEHIWSNYKKEIKYQWFASNGSGEDLSFEPLTTQCSRSYKVRFEDIGRCLKCECFVVDVFGRSSEPVSAVTAPILPGIPKIEKLEIEGRGFHTNLYAVRGTYSGGKEGKSKIQWLRSMVGSPDLISIPGEIGKMYEANVDDVGYRLVAIYTPVREDGVEGGPVSASTEPIAVEPEIFKEVKQKLDDGSVKFEVLCDKDRTPKKAQVMGHLERRILEVNRKRIKVVKPGSKTSFPTTEARGTYVPPFHVELYRNDQHRFKIVIDGDNEVDLMVQTRHMRDLVILVIRGLAQKFNSTSLNSLLRIEA